A stretch of Paludisphaera borealis DNA encodes these proteins:
- a CDS encoding glycosyltransferase family 4 protein: protein MADSTTTETDDAPRVLIVSEHASVRFGGEAILPWHYFRFLRRRGVEAWLVVHSRTRDELIGLLPGEADRMHFLPDTALNKRAYQIGRRLPGRISHFTVAYASRLSTQRAARATARRLIAEHRINVVHQPILVSPREPSLLYGLEVPVVMGPMNGNMTYPPAFAKRVDAAVLRLSRRATNFVNRLSPGKLQAAALLVANERTRQALPAGARGEVITLIENGVDLEIWSPPEDRAPRDGPTRFIFLGRLVDWKAVDLLLEAFARVQTNPPPVLEILGNGPMRASLEEQVGRLGLQDRVRFSGWQTQVECARRLREADALVLPSLYECGGAVVLEAMACGLPVVATAWGGPTDYLDDSCGILVPPDSREALIAGIAEGMSRLAADPELRARLGRAGRQRVEHEFNWETKIDDMLGIYRRVIAARASQATPLADSPPPSR from the coding sequence ATGGCTGACTCGACGACGACCGAGACCGACGACGCGCCCCGCGTCTTGATCGTCAGCGAGCACGCCTCGGTGCGATTCGGCGGCGAGGCGATTCTCCCCTGGCACTACTTCCGGTTTCTGCGACGGCGCGGGGTCGAGGCGTGGCTGGTCGTCCATTCGCGGACGCGCGACGAGTTGATCGGCCTGCTGCCGGGCGAGGCTGACCGGATGCACTTCCTGCCCGACACCGCGCTCAATAAACGGGCGTATCAAATCGGCCGACGGCTCCCCGGCCGGATCTCACACTTCACGGTCGCCTACGCCAGCCGCCTGAGCACCCAGCGGGCCGCCCGCGCGACGGCCCGCCGCCTGATCGCCGAGCATCGCATCAACGTCGTCCACCAGCCGATCCTGGTCTCGCCGCGCGAGCCGTCGTTGTTGTACGGCCTGGAGGTTCCGGTCGTCATGGGCCCCATGAACGGCAACATGACGTACCCGCCGGCTTTCGCCAAGAGAGTCGACGCCGCCGTCCTCCGTCTCTCTCGCAGGGCGACCAACTTCGTGAACCGCCTGTCGCCGGGCAAACTGCAAGCAGCGGCCCTCCTGGTCGCCAATGAGCGGACGCGCCAGGCTTTGCCCGCCGGCGCCCGGGGCGAAGTGATCACGCTGATCGAGAACGGCGTCGATCTCGAGATCTGGTCTCCTCCTGAAGACCGGGCTCCCCGCGACGGCCCCACGCGGTTCATCTTCCTCGGCCGCCTCGTCGACTGGAAGGCCGTCGACCTGCTACTTGAAGCGTTCGCGAGGGTCCAGACCAATCCGCCGCCGGTGCTGGAGATCTTGGGAAACGGGCCGATGCGCGCGTCGCTGGAAGAACAGGTGGGACGGCTCGGGCTCCAGGACCGCGTCCGGTTCTCGGGGTGGCAGACTCAGGTGGAATGCGCCCGTCGGCTCCGCGAGGCCGACGCCCTGGTGCTACCCAGCCTTTACGAATGCGGCGGCGCGGTCGTGCTGGAAGCCATGGCCTGCGGCCTCCCCGTCGTCGCCACCGCCTGGGGCGGGCCGACCGACTACCTCGACGACTCGTGCGGCATCCTCGTGCCCCCCGACTCCCGCGAAGCGCTCATCGCCGGGATCGCCGAGGGGATGTCGCGGCTGGCCGCCGATCCCGAACTTCGCGCCCGCCTCGGCCGCGCCGGCCGCCAGCGCGTCGAGCACGAGTTCAACTGGGAAACCAAGATCGACGACATGCTCGGCATTTATCGCCGGGTCATCGCGGCGCGGGCTTCCCAGGCGACCCCCCTGGCCGATTCGCCGCCCCCCTCTCGCTGA
- the glmM gene encoding phosphoglucosamine mutase has product MDDVKGTRIASISGLRGWVGDGIDPVTAVEFAAAYASQCGPGAIVVSHDGRVSSSVFEAAVTAGVTGMGRDVLSVGATATPTVGVLVREHKAAGGVQISASHNPPEYNGLKFFQPGGMVLSPAAGRSVLKRWQDKEFGWAAYDGLGKIRRLEDPDETHLRRVLGVVDVEAIRARRFVVALDACHGAGGRMGRELLWRLGCRPIVLGGEPDGRYDHPPEPTETNLAGFAKIVPAVGAAVGFAQDPDADRLAIVDEQGRYIGEELTLALAAVRRLGQERGPVVLNLSTSRATEDLAIRHGCPVIRTAVGEINVVEAMLTKKAVLGGEGNGGVIDPRVGLVRDSFVGMALVLDLLATADRPLSSWVDELPRYAMVKDQYPLKAGGGGPAEAAALWDRIAEAHNEADADRRDGLRLAWDDRWVHVRASNTEPIVRVIAEAKTHDEARRLSGQVGRWVSGTEDVRP; this is encoded by the coding sequence ATGGACGACGTGAAGGGAACGCGGATCGCGAGCATCTCCGGGCTTCGGGGATGGGTGGGCGATGGGATCGACCCGGTGACGGCCGTGGAATTCGCCGCGGCCTACGCCAGCCAGTGCGGGCCGGGGGCGATCGTGGTGAGCCACGACGGCCGGGTCTCGTCGTCGGTCTTCGAGGCGGCGGTCACGGCCGGTGTGACGGGCATGGGCCGCGACGTTCTGTCCGTGGGCGCCACGGCGACTCCGACGGTGGGCGTACTGGTCCGCGAGCACAAGGCGGCGGGGGGCGTGCAGATCTCGGCCTCGCACAACCCGCCCGAGTACAACGGGCTCAAGTTCTTCCAGCCCGGCGGCATGGTGCTCAGCCCGGCCGCCGGACGATCAGTCCTTAAACGCTGGCAGGACAAGGAGTTCGGCTGGGCGGCCTACGACGGCCTGGGTAAGATCCGCCGGCTTGAAGATCCCGACGAGACGCACCTCCGGCGGGTGCTCGGCGTGGTCGACGTCGAGGCCATCCGCGCCCGGCGGTTCGTGGTGGCCCTGGACGCCTGCCACGGCGCGGGGGGACGGATGGGCCGCGAGCTGCTCTGGCGGCTCGGCTGCCGACCGATCGTCCTGGGGGGCGAGCCCGACGGCCGCTACGACCACCCCCCCGAACCCACCGAGACGAACCTGGCGGGCTTCGCCAAGATCGTCCCGGCGGTCGGCGCGGCGGTCGGATTCGCCCAGGACCCCGACGCCGACCGGCTGGCGATCGTCGACGAGCAGGGGAGGTACATCGGCGAGGAGCTGACGCTCGCCCTGGCCGCCGTGCGACGACTCGGCCAGGAGCGCGGGCCGGTCGTGCTCAACCTCTCGACCTCGCGAGCCACCGAGGACCTGGCGATCCGCCACGGCTGCCCCGTAATCCGCACGGCCGTCGGGGAGATCAACGTGGTCGAGGCGATGCTCACGAAGAAGGCCGTGCTGGGCGGCGAGGGGAACGGCGGGGTGATCGACCCGAGGGTCGGCCTGGTCCGCGACAGCTTCGTCGGGATGGCCCTGGTCCTCGACCTGCTGGCGACCGCCGACCGGCCGCTTTCGAGCTGGGTGGACGAGCTGCCGCGGTACGCGATGGTCAAGGATCAGTACCCTCTGAAAGCCGGCGGCGGCGGGCCGGCCGAGGCGGCGGCCCTCTGGGACCGAATCGCCGAGGCCCACAACGAGGCCGACGCCGACCGCCGCGACGGCCTGCGGCTGGCCTGGGACGACCGCTGGGTCCATGTCCGGGCGAGCAACACCGAGCCGATCGTGAGGGTCATCGCCGAGGCCAAAACCCACGACGAGGCGCGCCGGCTGTCGGGCCAGGTCGGCCGTTGGGTGAGCGGAACCGAGGACGTCCGGCCATGA
- a CDS encoding ribbon-helix-helix domain-containing protein has product MTTLKVSIPDDLMKLVEAQVAEGRYGSPDEYLGELVRRDDRKRQAKRALEDKLQEALDGGPAELMTREEWDSMRQEALDGLAGEDIRP; this is encoded by the coding sequence ATGACGACCTTGAAGGTGTCGATCCCGGACGACCTGATGAAGTTGGTCGAGGCGCAGGTCGCCGAGGGCCGCTACGGCTCGCCCGACGAGTATCTCGGGGAGTTGGTGCGGCGCGACGATCGGAAGCGGCAGGCCAAGCGGGCGTTGGAGGACAAGCTCCAGGAGGCTCTGGACGGCGGCCCGGCAGAGCTCATGACCCGCGAGGAATGGGATTCGATGCGCCAGGAGGCGCTCGACGGCCTGGCCGGTGAGGACATCCGGCCATGA
- a CDS encoding type II toxin-antitoxin system RelE/ParE family toxin, which produces MSRIVRRIAARLDMVEAYRYYARKAGRRTADRFFARAEATFQRLATFPGAGTVYNPDRPALADLRYFPIARFPNQIVFCKPIPDGVEVYRVLHGARDLEGVFDLEFD; this is translated from the coding sequence ATGAGCCGGATCGTCCGGAGGATCGCCGCGAGGCTGGACATGGTCGAGGCGTACCGCTACTACGCCCGGAAGGCCGGCCGCCGGACCGCCGATCGCTTCTTCGCCCGCGCCGAGGCGACGTTCCAAAGGCTTGCCACATTTCCGGGCGCGGGGACGGTCTACAATCCCGACCGGCCGGCGCTTGCGGACCTGCGGTATTTTCCCATCGCCAGATTCCCCAATCAGATCGTCTTCTGCAAGCCGATCCCGGACGGTGTCGAGGTCTACCGCGTTCTGCACGGGGCCCGCGACCTTGAGGGCGTCTTTGATTTGGAGTTCGATTGA
- a CDS encoding DUF1559 domain-containing protein: MRIRRGFTLIELLVVIAIIAVLIALLLPAVQSAREAARRIQCTNNLKQLALGLHNYLSATGAFPPGIDTTVGYPGSASPGQLATWTAWSPQALLLSYVEQTPLYNAANFNWNCCYDSPQADAINSTVYLSRIAAFLCPSDGVAGVQNINNYYGSIGDSTQQYPGDGNTTGIFRLYNNLNQTASVTIAGLTDGSSNTIAFGEGLVGDYGKLNNYRGNGMSGANQITAAEVLDARSAPAAVVQELQACNTFWNNTAQITSQCAGGPIGCDGSGLKQYLGQTWALGERGYTLFNTVVPPNSKQYPWHSCRTSACFDCAMEGSSYINASSNHPGGANFAMSDGSVRFIKDSVDMMTYQALGTRSGGEVVSADAY, translated from the coding sequence ATGAGAATTCGTCGAGGTTTTACTCTGATCGAGCTTCTGGTGGTGATCGCGATCATCGCGGTGTTGATCGCGCTGCTCTTGCCGGCGGTCCAGTCCGCCCGCGAGGCGGCCCGGCGCATCCAGTGCACCAACAACCTCAAGCAGTTGGCGCTGGGGCTCCATAATTACCTTTCGGCCACGGGGGCCTTCCCCCCGGGCATCGACACGACCGTCGGCTACCCGGGCTCGGCTTCTCCAGGTCAGCTCGCCACCTGGACGGCCTGGAGCCCGCAGGCGTTGCTGTTGTCATACGTCGAGCAGACCCCGCTCTACAACGCGGCCAATTTCAACTGGAATTGTTGTTACGACTCGCCTCAGGCCGACGCCATCAATTCGACGGTCTACCTGTCGCGGATCGCCGCATTCCTCTGCCCGTCCGACGGCGTCGCCGGCGTGCAAAATATCAACAACTACTACGGCAGCATCGGCGACTCGACCCAGCAGTACCCCGGCGACGGCAACACCACCGGCATCTTCCGGCTCTACAACAACCTCAACCAGACGGCGTCGGTGACGATCGCCGGGTTGACCGACGGATCCTCAAACACCATCGCCTTCGGCGAGGGCCTGGTCGGCGACTATGGCAAGTTGAACAACTACCGGGGCAACGGCATGTCGGGCGCCAACCAGATCACGGCGGCCGAGGTCCTCGACGCCCGGTCCGCCCCCGCGGCCGTCGTCCAGGAGTTGCAAGCCTGCAACACGTTCTGGAACAACACCGCTCAGATCACCTCGCAGTGCGCGGGAGGCCCCATCGGCTGCGACGGCTCGGGGCTCAAGCAATACCTCGGCCAGACCTGGGCCCTCGGCGAGCGCGGGTACACCCTGTTCAACACGGTGGTCCCGCCCAATTCCAAGCAATATCCCTGGCACAGTTGCCGGACGTCCGCCTGCTTCGACTGCGCCATGGAAGGGTCGAGCTATATCAACGCCAGCAGCAACCACCCCGGCGGCGCGAACTTCGCCATGAGCGACGGCAGCGTCCGCTTCATCAAGGATTCGGTCGATATGATGACCTACCAGGCGCTCGGCACGCGATCCGGCGGCGAGGTCGTCAGCGCCGACGCTTACTGA
- a CDS encoding family 43 glycosylhydrolase codes for MMRREWSDGTKLVLASILVILVAGRASAQTVTTAESPDGSFRNPLKVHGADPWLMHHDGWYYLTATTGVDVQMRKARRLGELKDAVDQVVWKDDDPCRNRDVWAPEFHRLDGGTGIGPRWYLYFTASDGREPHHRMYVAESAGDDPMGPYTFKAKLLTDPKDEFYAIDGTVLTMPDGARYFVWCGRPSTAGQGLYISRMTNPWTLTGPRVYLEVDGFGCEHVREGPVALRQDGHDRTFLIYSACGADTPDYKLGMLSIAAGDDPMDPAGWKQHTEPVFTRNDAAKVYGPGHNAFFRSPDGREDWIAYHAKTETTRGYADRSARAQKFTWNADGTPNFGKPVGTEVDVALPSGEPKPGR; via the coding sequence ATGATGCGACGCGAGTGGAGCGACGGAACGAAATTGGTCCTGGCGTCGATCCTCGTCATCCTGGTCGCCGGGCGGGCCTCGGCGCAGACGGTGACGACCGCCGAGAGCCCGGACGGCTCGTTTCGGAATCCGCTGAAAGTTCACGGCGCCGATCCGTGGTTGATGCATCACGACGGCTGGTATTACCTGACGGCGACGACCGGCGTCGACGTCCAGATGCGCAAGGCGCGGCGGCTGGGCGAGTTGAAGGACGCCGTCGACCAGGTGGTTTGGAAGGACGACGACCCGTGCCGCAACCGCGACGTCTGGGCACCGGAATTTCATCGGCTCGACGGCGGAACCGGGATCGGCCCGCGCTGGTATCTGTACTTCACGGCGTCGGACGGCCGGGAGCCCCACCACCGGATGTACGTGGCCGAGTCGGCCGGCGACGACCCGATGGGACCGTACACCTTCAAGGCCAAGTTGCTCACCGACCCCAAGGACGAGTTCTACGCGATCGACGGCACCGTGCTGACCATGCCCGACGGCGCGCGGTACTTCGTGTGGTGCGGTCGCCCGAGCACGGCCGGGCAGGGTCTCTACATCAGCCGGATGACGAATCCCTGGACGCTGACCGGCCCTCGGGTCTATCTGGAGGTCGACGGCTTCGGCTGCGAACACGTCCGCGAAGGGCCCGTCGCGCTGCGGCAGGACGGCCACGACCGGACCTTCTTGATCTACTCGGCCTGCGGGGCCGACACGCCCGATTACAAGCTCGGCATGCTCTCGATCGCGGCCGGCGACGACCCGATGGACCCGGCCGGCTGGAAGCAGCACACCGAGCCGGTCTTCACGCGGAACGACGCGGCCAAGGTCTACGGGCCCGGTCACAACGCGTTCTTCCGCTCGCCCGACGGCCGGGAAGACTGGATCGCCTACCACGCCAAGACCGAGACGACCCGAGGCTACGCCGACCGATCCGCCCGCGCCCAGAAGTTCACCTGGAACGCCGACGGCACGCCCAACTTCGGCAAGCCGGTCGGCACGGAAGTTGACGTCGCGCTTCCTTCCGGCGAACCGAAGCCGGGAAGGTAG